The following proteins come from a genomic window of Sesamum indicum cultivar Zhongzhi No. 13 linkage group LG10, S_indicum_v1.0, whole genome shotgun sequence:
- the LOC105172751 gene encoding uncharacterized protein LOC105172751 isoform X1 — protein MFVSTLCFMLDNVLHRIYINSLGVQLMDFLCKPLNKETSDCSLDEQDIHKCPFLRNINKPTYFSFASLNFPVPHRGAKGPIFEDGPNFDLAFKLFHGKDGVVPLAGNSELCLNKLETEAVPEFNPLASRAASISMSAFGPGGPFSFNSFFGNMQNKKSESSRKKERSPKGDSSKHEALGNEWLETGNCPIAKSYRAVSNVIPLVATALRPPPGIKLKCPPAVVAARAALARTAFVKSIRPQPLPAKILVIGALGIAANIPLGVWREHTKKFSLSWFTAVHAAVPFIAMLRKSVVMPKTAMALTIAGSILGQMIGSRAERLRLKAKAERVNQVAQAPPAVVPSHSSVQADGATVHQCSKQGIMWDPLSDKMVKTSSSPAGICF, from the exons ATAAACAGCTTAGGGGTGCAACTAATGGATTTTCTTTGCAAGCCACTGAATAAGGAGACTTCTGATTGCTCCCTTGATGAGCAGGATATTCATAAATGTCCATTCTTGAGGAACATCAATAAACCAActtacttttcttttgcttctcTGAATTTTCCCGTCCCT CATAGGGGAGCCAAAGGCCCAATTTTTGAAGATGGTCCCAACTTTGACTTGGCCTTCAAACTATTTCACGGGAAAGATGGGGTTGTCCCTCTCGCAGGGAACTCTGAACTCTGTCTGAACAAACTGGAGACTGAGGCTGTACCAGAATTCAACCCTTTAGCATCAAGAGCTGCATCTATCAGTATGTCAGCATTTGGACCAGGAGGGCCTTTCAgttttaattctttctttgGGAATATGCAGAATAAGAAGTCTGAGTCATCCAGAAAGAAAGAACGCTCCCCTAAG GGTGATTCATCTAAGCATGAGGCACTTGGAAATGAGTGGTTAGAAACCGGGAACTGCCCAATTGCTAAGTCCTACAGGGCGGTGAGTAACGTCATCCCACTTGTCGCAACAGCTCTTCGACCACCACCTGGGATCAAGCTCAAATGCCCACCTGCAGTAGTTGCAGCCAGGGCCGCCCTTGCCAGGACTGCTTTTGTTAAGAGCATCCGACCACAGCCACTACCTGCAAAGATCCTTGTGATTGGTGCCTTGGGCATCGCTGCTAATATCCCATTGGGTGTTTGGAGAGAACATACAAAAAAGTTCTCACTCTCTTGGTTCACTGCAGTTCATGCTGCGGTCCCCTTCATAGCAATGCTTAGGAAGTCGGTGGTGATGCCTAAAACAGCTATGGCATTAACCATTGCAGGTTCTATACTTGGGCAGATGATTGGCTCAAGAGCTGAGCGCCTTCGACTGAAAGCCAAGGCAGAGAGGGTAAACCAGGTGGCACAGGCTCCTCCAGCAGTTGTTCCCAGTCACAGTTCCGTCCAGGCAGACGGTGCAACTGTTCATCAATGTAGTAAGCAGGGAATAATGTGGGACCCTCTCTCCGACAAGATGGTGAAGACTTCATCTTCACCAGCTGGCATCTGTTTCTGA
- the LOC105172751 gene encoding uncharacterized protein LOC105172751 isoform X2, whose translation MDFLCKPLNKETSDCSLDEQDIHKCPFLRNINKPTYFSFASLNFPVPHRGAKGPIFEDGPNFDLAFKLFHGKDGVVPLAGNSELCLNKLETEAVPEFNPLASRAASISMSAFGPGGPFSFNSFFGNMQNKKSESSRKKERSPKGDSSKHEALGNEWLETGNCPIAKSYRAVSNVIPLVATALRPPPGIKLKCPPAVVAARAALARTAFVKSIRPQPLPAKILVIGALGIAANIPLGVWREHTKKFSLSWFTAVHAAVPFIAMLRKSVVMPKTAMALTIAGSILGQMIGSRAERLRLKAKAERVNQVAQAPPAVVPSHSSVQADGATVHQCSKQGIMWDPLSDKMVKTSSSPAGICF comes from the exons ATGGATTTTCTTTGCAAGCCACTGAATAAGGAGACTTCTGATTGCTCCCTTGATGAGCAGGATATTCATAAATGTCCATTCTTGAGGAACATCAATAAACCAActtacttttcttttgcttctcTGAATTTTCCCGTCCCT CATAGGGGAGCCAAAGGCCCAATTTTTGAAGATGGTCCCAACTTTGACTTGGCCTTCAAACTATTTCACGGGAAAGATGGGGTTGTCCCTCTCGCAGGGAACTCTGAACTCTGTCTGAACAAACTGGAGACTGAGGCTGTACCAGAATTCAACCCTTTAGCATCAAGAGCTGCATCTATCAGTATGTCAGCATTTGGACCAGGAGGGCCTTTCAgttttaattctttctttgGGAATATGCAGAATAAGAAGTCTGAGTCATCCAGAAAGAAAGAACGCTCCCCTAAG GGTGATTCATCTAAGCATGAGGCACTTGGAAATGAGTGGTTAGAAACCGGGAACTGCCCAATTGCTAAGTCCTACAGGGCGGTGAGTAACGTCATCCCACTTGTCGCAACAGCTCTTCGACCACCACCTGGGATCAAGCTCAAATGCCCACCTGCAGTAGTTGCAGCCAGGGCCGCCCTTGCCAGGACTGCTTTTGTTAAGAGCATCCGACCACAGCCACTACCTGCAAAGATCCTTGTGATTGGTGCCTTGGGCATCGCTGCTAATATCCCATTGGGTGTTTGGAGAGAACATACAAAAAAGTTCTCACTCTCTTGGTTCACTGCAGTTCATGCTGCGGTCCCCTTCATAGCAATGCTTAGGAAGTCGGTGGTGATGCCTAAAACAGCTATGGCATTAACCATTGCAGGTTCTATACTTGGGCAGATGATTGGCTCAAGAGCTGAGCGCCTTCGACTGAAAGCCAAGGCAGAGAGGGTAAACCAGGTGGCACAGGCTCCTCCAGCAGTTGTTCCCAGTCACAGTTCCGTCCAGGCAGACGGTGCAACTGTTCATCAATGTAGTAAGCAGGGAATAATGTGGGACCCTCTCTCCGACAAGATGGTGAAGACTTCATCTTCACCAGCTGGCATCTGTTTCTGA
- the LOC105172752 gene encoding uncharacterized protein LOC105172752: MGWKAAQKLIHHWKVLRGDNVMIIRGKDRGETGTVKRVIRSQNRVIVEGKNLVKKHIKQGQGHEGGIFSVEAPLHVSNVQVLDPVTGKPCKVGIKYLEDGTKVRVSRGIGASGSIIPRPEILKIRSTPRPTTLGPKDTPMEFVLEKTYDAKTGMGMPDL, from the exons ATGGGTTGGAAGGCAGCACAAAAGCTCATTCATCACTGGAAGGTCCTTAGAGGTGATAAT GTTATGATAATCAGAGGAAAAGATAGGGGCGAGACTGGTACTGTTAAGCGTGTAATTCGCTCTCAAAATCGTGTTATTGTTGAGGGCAAGAATTTG GTCAAGAAGCATATCAAGCAAGGGCAAGGTCATGAAGGCGGGATTTTCTCAGTAGAAGCCCCCCTTCATGTCTCAAATGTTCAGGTTCTAGATCCAGTCACAGG GAAGCCCTGCAAGGTTGGGATTAAATACTTAGAAGATGGCACCAAAGTACGAGTATCTAGAGGTATTGGAGCATCAGGATCCATAATTCCCCGTCCCGAGATCTTAAAGATAAGGAGCACACCTAGACCAACTACTC TTGGTCCCAAGGACACTCCAATGGAGTTTGTTCTAGAGAAGACTTATGATGCTAAAACTGGTATGGGAATGCCAGATCTTTAA
- the LOC105172753 gene encoding replication protein A 70 kDa DNA-binding subunit A yields the protein MPPINLTEGAIAMLSSGDAQGTDIKPVLQVADIRLVNTQNQNNNERYRILLSDGAFTQQGMLATQRNDLVRSEKLQKGSIVQLTQFVCNLIQNRMIIIIIDLDVIVEKCDPIGEPKQYPTKTDGNVSSVARPSTPSQPMNQPAASSGNPPPYGASSVMSSAPRPNVGGGGVHVPHLGEDRSAGSHSYSSSFSSNMDAGRYKSSNAPPVYPKTETSPVVSRAPVNNYVRPPQSLYHQPPPMFANRGPIAKNEAPPRIIPIAALNPYQGRWTIKARVTAKGELRHYNNPRGDGKVFSFDLLDSDGGEIRVTCFNAVADQFYHQIEPGRVYMISRGTLKPAQKAFNHLRNDHEIMLDSTSTVQPCFEDDKSIPQQQFHFRPISDIEGMENNSVVDVIGVVSSISPSSSIMRKNGTETQKRTLQLKDMSGRSVELSLWGNFCNAEGQTLQNMCDSGIFPVLAVKSGRVNDFNGKSVGTISTSQLFIEPDFPEAQKLKTWFENDGKSIPAISISRETSIVRTDVRKTISQIKDEKLGTSEKPDWIMVSATLTFIKVDNFCYTACPIMIGDRQCNKKVTNNGDGKWRCDRCDQLVDECDYRYILQMQIQDHTGLTWVTAFQESGEDIMGMSAKDLYYLKYEEQDDEKFAELVRSVLFTKFLFKLKVKEETFSDEQRVKSTVVKAEKVNFQTETRYLLDLIAKFKEEDSGSLPPKSENIISTSGLSTGGFGIGSRESVPPAVNYSGTTSNVTRETGVPTSQMNSYSNQYGGSRFPSAGSSGMYTSCSSCGGTGHNSSNCPSLMSGPGQSYGSGLGNKGIPGAGGGGASGECFKCHQLGHWARDCPGTSNVPPAYGSSNVTPGRYGMAPKQHVGGF from the exons ATGCCTCCGATTAATTTGACGGAAGGGGCGATAGCGATGCTTTCGAGCGGCGACGCTCAAGGGACCGACATCAAGCCGGTGCTGCAAGTCGCAGATATACGGCTGGTCAACACTCAGAATCAGAATAACAACGAGCGGTACCGGATCCTTCTCTCGGACGGGGCGTTCACTCAGCAGGGTATGCTCGCCACCCAGCGCAACGATTTGGTACGATCCGAGAAGCTGCAGAAAGGCTCCATTGTCCAGTTGACGCAATTCGTCTGTAACCTTATCCAGAACCGCAT gattatcatcatcattgaTCTGGATGTGATAGTTGAAAAATGTGATCCTATTGGTGAACCAAAACAATATCCAACAAAGACAGATGGGAATGTTTCTTCGGTAGCCAGGCCGTCCACGCCCAGTCAGCCAATGAATCAGCCAGCTGCCAGTAGTGGTAATCCTCCACCTTATGGTGCCAGTTCAGTCATGAGTTCAGCTCCTAGGCCAAATGTGGGGGGCGGTGGTGTTCATGTTCCTCATTTGGGGGAAGATCGTAGTGCAGGCTCACATTCGTATAGTAGTTCTTTTTCAAGCAATATGGATGCCGGGAGATATAAATCTTCAAATGCTCCACCAGTATATCCAAAAACAGAAACTAGTCCTGTTGTTTCGCGGGCCCCTGTGAATAATTATGTCCGCCCGCCTCAGTCACTATATCATCAGCCTCCTCCAATGTTTGCCAACAGAGGGCCAATAGCTAAAAATGAAGCTCCTCCAAGAATCATTCCTATTGCTGCATTGAATCCGTATCAGGGAAGGTGGACAATTAAGGCTAGAGTAACAGCTAAGGGAGAACTCAGGCACTACAATAATCCTCGAGGTGATGGTAAAGTATTCTCCTTTGACCTTCTTGATTCTGATGGTGGAGAAATAAGGGTGACATGCTTCAATGCTGTGGCTGATCAATTTTACCATCAAATTGAGCCAGGTAGAGTTTATATGATCTCAAGAGGGACACTGAAACCTGCTCAAAAAGCTTTCAATCACCTACGCAATGATCATGAAATTATGCTGGACAGCACTTCCACTGTGCAGCCTTGCTTTGAGGATGATAAATCAATCCCACAGCAGCAATTTCATTTTCGCCCTATAAGTGACATTGAAGGCATGGAGAACAACAGTGTTGTGGATGTGATTGGTGTTGTTTCTTCAATCAGTCCATCCAGCTcaataatgagaaaaaatggTACTGAAACTCAGAAAAGAACCCTCCAACTGAAGGACATGTCTGGGAGAAGTGTTGAGTTGTCGTTGTGGGGAAACTTCTGCAATGCTGAAGGCCAAACACTACAGAACATGTGTGATTCTGGGATCTTTCCTGTTTTGGCGGTGAAATCTGGCAGAGTTAATGATTTTAATGGAAAATCTGTAGGGACCATATCCACTAGTCAGTTGTTCATAGAGCCTGATTTTCCTGAGGCCCAGAAACTTAAAACGTGGTTCGAAAATGATGGAAAGAGCATCCCTGCAATATCAATATCCAGGGAAACAAGTATAGTGCGGACAGATGTGCGCAAAACTATATCTCAGATTAAAGATGAAAAATTAGGGACGTCCGAGAAGCCTGATTGGATCATGGTCTCTGCCACTCTGACATTCATaaaagtggataatttttgcTACACTGCATGTCCCATCATGATTGGCGATCGTCAATGTAACAAAAAGGTTACGAATAATGGGGATGGGAAATGGCGATGCGATAGATGTGATCAATTAGTTGATGAATGTGATTATAGGTATATCCTCCAGATGCAAATCCAGGATCACACCGGCTTAACATGGGTGACTGCCTTTCAGGAAAGTGGGGAGGACATAATGGGTATGTCTGCAAAAGATTTGTATTACTTAAAGTATGAAGAACAAGATGATGAGAAATTTGCTGAACTTGTGCGAAGTGTTCTTTtcactaaatttttattcaagttgaAAGTGAAGGAAGAGACATTTAGTGACGAACAGCGGGTAAAGTCAACAGTTGTCAAAGCAGAGAAAGTGAATTTCCAAACAGAGACTAGGTATCTGCTGGACTTGATAGCTAAATTCAAAGAAGAGGACTCGGGTTCTCTACCaccaaaaagtgaaaatataatttcaacatCTGGGCTTAGTACAGGTGGATTTGGTATTGGAAGTAGGGAATCCGTACCACCTGCTGTGAATTACAGTGGGACTACTAGCAATGTTACCAGGGAGACTGGTGTACCTACAAGTCAGATGAATTCATATAGTAATCAGTACGGTGGCTCAAGATTTCCTTCAGCTGGCTCCTCTGGCATGTATACGAGCTGTAGTAGCTGTGGTGGAACAGGACATAACTCTTCCAATTGCCCAAGTCTTATGAGTGGTCCAGGACAATCTTATGGAAGTGGTCTCGGCAACAAGGGAATTCCTGGGGCAGGTGGTGGGGGTGCATCTGGTGAGTGCTTTAAGTGCCATCAATTAGGCCACTGGGCAAGGGATTGCCCGGGCACGAGCAATGTGCCTCCTGCTTATGGGAGCAGTAATGTGACCCCTGGGAGATATGGCATGGCACCGAAGCAGCACGTTGGTGGGTTTTGA
- the LOC105172754 gene encoding uncharacterized protein LOC105172754, translating into MRDLFRATWNMLFSHLFLIHLPAYIGSSHVIRLSFIVICKLLIMGNCLNSNVSSSNKDVRNPLPIDTVFKLPSPLPTWPAGGEFGSGVIDLGGLQVRQLSSFKKVWEVYAGGPGNLGATFFEPSSIPDGFSMLGSYAQPNNQPLFGWVLVGKTDAADQSGDILKQPTDYNLVWANNSTQDPAYFWLPTPPDGYKPVGHVITTSPDKPSLDKIRCVRTDFTDEPETDNLIWAGGAAKSSGNGLNVYGLRPKSRGINAQPLSVGTFIIQNTTTSDGKSDLSLSCLKNKNPSLSTSPNLRQVEALFQTYSPYIYFHPKEIYLPSSVNWYFSNGALLYKKGEESSPIPIDPNGSNLPQGGSNDGSYWLDLPVDEQAKEKVKKGDLQSAEAYLHVKPILGATFTDIQVWLFYPFNGHAVLKLGVIDEIPLGKIGEHVGDWEHVTLRISNFDGVLYKVYFAEHSGGKWVDSCLLEFQNGNKFVGYSSLNGHATYYQAGLFLQGASDIGIRNDTAKSDNVMDTGARYSVVAGDGLSTAEPPWLNYDREWGPKKTYEFGDEVKKVEKWLPGNLKSAFERLVKTLPAEVYGEEGPTGPKMKNNWDGDEK; encoded by the exons ATGAGAGATCTGTTTCGTGCCACTTGGAATATGCTTTTCAGCCATTTGTTTCTTATCCATCTACCTGCATATATAGGTTCCAGCCATGTTATTAGGCTGTCTTTCATTGTTATCTGCAAGTTATTGATCATGGGGAATTGTCTTAACTCCAATGTTTCGTCCTCAAACAAGGATGTAAGGAATCCTTTGCCCATTGACACTGTTTTCAAGCTTCCTTCTCCTTTGCCCACTTGGCCTGCAG GTGGTGAGTTTGGGAGTGGAGTGATTGATCTTGGAGGGCTGCAAGTGCGGCAATTATCGTCGTTCAAGAAGGTTTGGGAGGTGTACGCTGGTGGTCCGGGTAATCTTGGTGCTACATTCTTTGAACCTTCCTCGATACCAGATGGATTCTCCATGCTCGGCAGCTATGCTCAGCCCAACAACCAACCGCTTTTTGGTTGGGTTTTGGTGGGAAAAACAGATGCAGCTGATCAATCAGGTGACATTCTAAAGCAGCCAACTGATTATAATCTTGTTTGGGCTAATAATAGCACCCAAGACCCTGCCTACTTCTGGCTCCCAACTCCACCAGATGGTTACAAACCTGTTGGCCACGTTATCACCACCTCGCCCGACAAGCCGTCCCTCGACAAGATCCGGTGCGTTCGAACCGACTTCACCGATGAACCGGAGACGGATAATTTGATTTGGGCAGGAGGGGCAGCAAAAAGTAGTGGCAATGGGTTGAATGTTTATGGTTTAAGGCCTAAAAGCAGAGGGATCAACGCTCAACCACTAAGTGTAGGtacatttattattcaaaacaCAACTACTAGTGATGGGAAATCTGACCTATCTTTGTCTTGTTTAAAGAACAAGAATCCAAGCTTATCCACCTCACCTAACCTAAGACAAGTTGAAGCAttattccaaacatattccccatatatttactttcatcCCAAGGAAATTTACCTTCCCTCCTCAGTGAACTGGTATTTTAGCAATGGGGcattactatataaaaaaggtGAAGAGTCGAGTCCCATTCCTATCGATCCCAACGGCTCGAACCTCCCTCAGGGAGGTTCGAACGACGGCTCGTACTGGCTCGACCTCCCGGTTGACGAACAAGCCAAGGAAAAGGTGAAGAAAGGAGATCTACAAAGTGCTGAGGCTTATCTCCATGTTAAGCCAATTCTTGGTGCAACATTCACTGATATTCAAGTGTGGTTGTTCTATCCATTCAATGGCCATGCAGTGCTAAAGCTGGGCGTGATTGATGAGATCCCTTTGGGGAAGATAGGCGAGCACGTCGGGGATTGGGAGCACGTTACCTTGAGAATCAGCAACTTTGATGGGGTTCTTTACAAAGTCTACTTTGCGGAACACAGTGGAGGGAAATGGGTGGATTCTTGCTTGCTGGAGTTTCAGAATGGTAATAAGTTTGTTGGGTATTCATCGTTGAATGGCCATGCAACTTATTACCAGGCGGGCCTTTTCTTGCAAGGGGCGTCTGATATTGGGATTAGAAACGACACTGCCAAGAGTGACAATGTGATGGACACTGGTGCCAGGTACTCGGTGGTGGCGGGAGATGGGCTGAGCACGGCGGAGCCGCCGTGGTTGAACTATGACAGGGAATGGGGTCCCAAGAAAACGTATGAGTTCGGGGATGAGGTGAAGAAGGTGGAGAAATGGCTACCGGGGAACTTGAAATCTGCGTTTGAGAGGTTGGTGAAAACGCTGCCTGCTGAAGTTTACGGGGAGGAAGGTCCCACGGGCCCTAAGATGAAGAACAATTGGGATGGTGATGAAAAATGA
- the LOC105172841 gene encoding probable protein phosphatase 2C 75: MAEVAPASAQYSRRSPMERCKERRRRRIQMRRNAGVVDSNYGDFFTWSRANTGVVIREGSQGGGTTALGVPVMAGGGVVSWRPGNGGILIGEPMHMGGSAAPAGPSRMIPNAPVVEARGFAVPVVGAVAVAGRQREMEDAVAIHTNLCSPVINLGRPVHYFGVYDGHGGDHFALTCKEKMHEILKEELMRVAMQPNAMRRASSTSMAAPRFPADESLLQEAWRVIITLWASADRSLLAYSGTTAVAVVLTDTHIVVGNCGDSRAILYRGGRVIRLSFDHKPDRADEKARILATGGRVLNMDCARVEGILAMSRAIGDRYLKPYVISEPEVTFTRRDQEDEFLVLATDGLWDVMSTEMTCRVTRQCLTEPRATAAPGGSLGLSFPPSPENELEAEMSFPSRSASAAALLTRLALARNSTDNICVVVVDLKRAVMWTAAADN, encoded by the exons ATGGCAGAGGTGGCTCCTGCTAGTGCCCAATACTCCAGAAGGTCTCCCATGGAGAGGTGTAAGGAGAGGCGGCGCCGGAGGATCCAGATGCGGAGGAATGCTGGGGTGGTCGACTCCAATTATGGTGATTTTTTCACCTGGAGCCGTGCCAATACCGGTGTGGTTATCAGGGAGGGATCTCAGGGCGGTGGCACCACCGCCCTTGGGGTACCCGTCATGGCGGGTGGCGGTGTGGTTTCGTGGAGGCCCGGGAATGGTGGCATTCTCATTGGGGAGCCCATGCACATGGGTGGTTCCGCCGCCCCGGCTGGCCCTTCGCGGATGATACCGAATGCGCCGGTGGTGGAGGCGAGGGGATTTGCAGTGCCGGTGGTTGGGGCCGTTGCGGTGGCAGGGAGGCAGCGTGAGATGGAAGATGCGGTGGCTATTCATACCAACCTTTGCTCACCGGTTATCAATCTTGGCCGTCCGGTGCACTACTTCGGAGTTTATGATGGCCATGGAGGCGATCAC TTTGCTTTAACGTGCAAGGAGAAGATGCACGAGATCTTGAAGGAAGAACTGATGCGCGTGGCCATGCAACCAAATGCGATGAGAAGGGCCAGCAGCACCTCGATGGCGGCACCACGATTTCCCGCCGACGAGAGCCTGCTTCAGGAGGCATGGAGAGTGATCATCACTC TGTGGGCTTCCGCTGACCGCAGCCTGCTGGCGTACTCAGGCACCACCGCCGTGGCTGTGGTTCTGACTGATACCCACATCGTCGTTGGGAACTGCGGCGACTCACGCGCCATCCTCTACCGCGGCGGCAGGGTCATCCGTCTCTCTTTCGACCATAAG CCGGACAGAGCCGATGAAAAGGCCAGGATTCTTGCAACTGGTGGCCGAGTACTGAACATGGATTGTGCCCGAGTTGAAGGCATTTTGGCCATGTCTCGAGCAATAG GAGACAGATACTTGAAACCGTACGTTATTTCTGAGCCAGAAGTGACCTTCACAAGAAGAGATCAAGAAGACGAGTTCCTGGTACTGGCGACTGACGGGCTCTGGGATGTGATGTCGACGGAGATGACCTGCCGAGTCACCCGCCAATGCCTCACAGAGCCCCGCGCCACCGCCGCTCCCGGTGGTTCTCTAGGTCTCAGTTTCCCTCCGTCGCCGGAAAACGAATTAGAAGCAGAGATGTCGTTCCCCTCCCGGAGCGCGTCGGCGGCGGCGCTGCTTACTCGCCTCGCCTTGGCCAGGAACAGTACTGATAACATTTGCGTCGTGGTGGTGGATCTGAAGAGGGCTGTAATGTGGACTGCTGCTGctgataattaa
- the LOC105172755 gene encoding ATP-dependent Clp protease proteolytic subunit 4, chloroplastic translates to MDSLTVSTSFTHHCSVPTRRRSLLQVPPPTTLFLQPSKLPAPNLLLKCSSFTSFHSHHRTLNSPNSPESLVLHLSASSPQTPATAMRGAEADAMGLLLKERIVFLGNNIDDFVADAIISQLLLLDALDSTKDIRLFINSPGGSLSATMAIFDVVRLVRADVSTVALGISASTASIILGGGTKGKRFAMPNTRIMIHQPLGGASGQAIDVEIQAREVMHNKKNVTQIISEFSGRSFEQVEKDIDRDRYMSPIEAVEYGIIDGVIDRDSIIPLVPVPERVKASTFNYEEISKDPRKFLTPDIPDDEIY, encoded by the exons ATGGACTCACTCACCGTCTCCACATCCTTCACTCACCACTGCTCCGTCCCCACGCGCCGCCGCAGCCTCCTCCAAGTGCCACCACCCACCACCCTCTTCCTCCAGCCTTCTAAGCTCCCTGCACCTAACCTCCTACTCAAATGCTCATCTTTCACTTCCTTCCACAGCCACCATCGAACCCTCAACTCCCCCAATTCTCCGGAATCCCTTGTGCTCCACCTCTCCGCTTCTAGTCCCCAGACGCCGGCCACCGCCATGCGTGGTGCGGAGGCCGACGCAATGGGGTTGTTGCTCAAGGAGAGGATAGTTTTTTTGGGGAACAATATTGATGACTTTGTTGCTGATGCGATTATTAGTCAGCTGCTTTTGTTGGATGCTCTGGATTCGACTAAGGATATTCGGCTTTTTATCAATTCCCCTGGTGGGTCGCTCAG TGCTACCATGGCAATCTTTGATGTTGTACGGCTTGTGAGGGCTGATGTCTCCACAGTTGCATTAGGCATTTCAGCATCAACAGCTTCCATCATCCTTGGTGGCGGCACTAAAGGAAAGCGCTTCGCGATGCCCAACACACGAATCATGATACACCAACCACTTGGCGGTGCTAGTGGACAAGCGATAGATGTGGAAATTCAAGCACGGGAAGTCATGCATAACAAGAAGAATGTCACACAAATCATATCTGAGTTCAGTGGACGATCATTTGAGCAAGTCGAGAAAGATATTGATAGAGATCGTTACATGTCCCCCATCGAAGCAGTTGAATATGGTATAATAGATGGAGTCATTGATAGAGATAGCATTATCCCACTTGTGCCTGTGCCTGAAAGGGTTAAGGCCTCTACATTCAATTACGAGGAGATAAGCAAAGACCCGAGGAAGTTTTTGACCCCAGATATCCCTGACGATGAGATATATTAG
- the LOC105172758 gene encoding probable ribosomal protein S11, mitochondrial: protein MFQRTLFGSALRAGIYKQASRVDGSGFGRQFQAFSHITKNAEAFSGLTKNSKLEAHVESSILGNLGMKLGLVRGLENISLPCALSLRSFIHSGKQAEVEAGGASRSVDYVQGLLQERGPGLNGRTPFYQAQVESNADIVHIKLMRNNAFVTLTDSKGNKKIGVSAGKLAGKAGKLTRYSGEAAAEDIGRRVRQMKTRSVVVKVNGFTFFRRKKEAILSFKDGYSNMRGDTNPVVYIEDTTRKPHNGCRLPKKRRI, encoded by the exons ATGTTCCAAAGAACTCTTTTCGGGTCCGCTCTTCGGGCCGGGATCTATAAACAAGCTTCTCGGGTAGATGGATCTGGATTTGGTCGACAGTTTCAGGCGTTTTCCCACATCACAAAGAACGCGGAGGCTTTTTCCG GTTTGACTAAGAATTCCAAATTGGAGGCACATGTTGAGTCATCAATTTTGGGGAACCTGGGCATGAAGCTGGGTTTGGTAAGAGGTTTGGAGAATATCTCTTTGCCATGTGCTCTGAGTTTGAGGAGTTTCATACACTCTGGAAAACAAGCTGAGGTTGAGGCCGGAGGCGCTTCTAGATCTGTGGACTATGTTCAGGGATTACTCCAGGAAAGAGGCCCTGGTTTAAATGGACGAACTCCATTTTATCAGGCTCAAGTTGAGTCCAATGCTGATATTGTCCACATAAAGCTGATGCGTAATAATGCCTTCGTCACATTAACAGATTCTAAAGGGAACAAAAAGATTGGAGTTTCTGCTGGGAAATTGGCGGGGAAAGCAGGTAAGCTCACTCGATACTCTGGTGAAGCAGCTGCAGAGGATATAGGACGTAGAGTGAGACAGATGAAAACTAGATCAGTTGTGGTGAAAGTCAATGGATTTACCTTTTTCAGGAGAAAGAAGGAAGCAATTCTGAGCTTTAAAGACGGCTACTCTAATATGCGGGGAGATACTAATCCTGTTGTATACATTGAGGACACAACTCGGAAACCACATAATGGTTGCCGTCTCCCAAAGAAACGCCGTATATGA